From one Oncorhynchus keta strain PuntledgeMale-10-30-2019 chromosome 30, Oket_V2, whole genome shotgun sequence genomic stretch:
- the LOC118363763 gene encoding plakophilin-4-like isoform X1 — MPSPEQRATEMGEEGEGSLPTREGPSGHSQADTSTNNLLASVKEQELQFERLTRELEEERQIVASQLERCMLGAESPGDDDDDASSSDSSEKSFAWRSTVDVSGTGEHRAAVMDSSHQSPSRLLRADQGHGSLYLPEVERASPHDSEGSVAHMTSYADSGYQDSSMSYYSVSRENVVLSEPRHVLSGSGPRGSPSHGRSSRAEGQASAQVSASGRVMRRMGSLSSRGQSPVCGVGGAVSPSRVSLRTSQGGSAYGSPILTEPKPLASIFPGTTMPPSSLPGPGTTPSFQRATSPYSPTHQRNGNGDSPLRTSPLPGSASHATSPQQAMGSVSGRLGSTLSLVEGRGLSGSPLRSCMTAVPQHYGSTLPRQGALPYVHDAYGLYERTALPLSRPDSLTGLHSSYATHHSPLDQDMRMAMSPDCHVTPVYDDRAFQSPLYHSPTHAHHGSHSAIYRTLTGAENLQRTLQRTTSHCSTLAYQRSSYGLNTAGSYADPYRVSQQGQGPNESSFSRHSGLVDRAATRSPSIDSIQKDPREFAWRDPDLPEVIHMLQHHFPSVQANAAAYLQHLCYGDNRIKVEVCHLGGIQHLVDLLDHKAVEVQRSSCGALRNLVYGKATDDNKVALRNSGGVPALLRLLRKTTDNEVRELVTGVLWNLSSCDAVKMTIIRDALSTLTNTVVIPHSGWSSSNYREETKLKFHSSLLLRNTTGCLRNLSSAGEEARGQLRCCEGLVDSLLYVLKACVSTSDFDSKIVENCVCTLRNLSYRLEIEMPSSRLLGTQELDALLGYGSPSKDLDYLCWGKKRKKKKRGWLDDKWDGVGPIPGFGKPPRGAEMLWHPAVVKPYLSLLAESSNPATLEGSAGSLQNLSAGNWKFAAYIRAAVRKEKGLPILVELLRMDNDRVVCSVATALRNMALDSRNKELIGKYAMRDLVNRLPGGSPSLLSDETVASVCCTLHEVTSRNMENAKALADTGGIEKLVDISKGRGKGYSMKVVKAAAQVLNTLWQYRDLRTLYKQDGWHHGHFITPVSTLERDRYRSQPTLPTSTLQMSPVPRQSGGSATSSPAMLGIRRHSSNYQRAQSSMQLDTYYGDNSLHRNQYTGSEKQTPYFIGSYSSPSREDYPRSQEDVFYSDEPDRNTYNNYRMYLSSPQGYGEEEPGPYQDEPENLTSTERYNTSQSNRLKSNTNTTNYVDFYSTTRRPSQKANQYTGSPDSWV, encoded by the exons atgcCATCCCCGGAGCAGCGGGCAacggagatgggggaggaaggggaagggtcTCTGCCGACCAGAGAGGGGCCGAGCGGGCACAGCCAAGCAGACACCAGCACCAACAACCTACTGGCCTCGGTCAAAGAACAG GAGCTCCAGTTTGAGCGTCTGACCCGGGAGCTGGAGGAGGAGCGTCAGATCGTCGCCAGTCAACTTGAGAGGTGCATGCTGGGAGCTGAGTCGCCtggcgatgatgatgatgatgccagtagcag TGACTCATCAGAGAAGTCCTTTGCTTGGagatccacag TAGATGTGTCTGGTACAGGAGAGCACCGGGCTGCTGTAATGGACAGCTCTCACCAGTCACCCTCCCGTCTCCTCCGAGCTGATCAGGGTCACGGGTCACTCTACCTCCCTGAAGTGGAGAGGGCATCCCCCCATGACAGTGAGG GATCTGTGGCCCATATGACGTCCTATGCAGACAGTGGCTACCAGGACAGCAGTATGAGTTACTACAGTGTGAGCAGAGAGAACGTGGTTCTGTCAGAGCCCAGACACGTGCTGTCGGGCAGCGGCCCCAGGGGAAGCCCCAGTCACGGCAGGAGCTCCCGGGCAGAGGGACAGGCCTCCGCACAG GTCTCAGCATCAGGGCGGGTGATGAGGAGGATgggctccctctcttcccggggcCAGTCTCCTGTGTGTGGTGTGGGAGGCGCCGTGTCCCCGTCCCGGGTATCTCTCCGCACCTCCCAGGGCGGCAGCGCCTACGGCTCACCCATCCTCACCGAGCCCAAACCCCTCGCCAGCATATTCCCCGGGACCACCATgcccccctcctccctgcccGGTCCAGGCACCACCCCCTCCTTCCAGCGCGCCACCTCTCCTTACTCCCCCACCCACCAGAGGAACGGGAACGGCGACTCTCCTCTCCGGACCAGCCCCCTTCCAGGGAGCGCCAGTCATGCCACCTCACCTCAACAGGCGATGGGTAGTGTCTCCGGGCGCCTGGGGTCTACACTGTCtctggtggaggggagggggctaTCTGGCTCTCCTCTGAGGTCCTGTATGACGGCTGTGCCCCAGCACTACGGCTCCACACTGCCCCGCCAGGGGGCTCTCCCCTACGTACATGACGCCTACGGGCTCTACGAGAGGACCGCCTTGCCTCTGTCACGGCCTGACAGCCTCACTG gcctGCACAGCTCCTACGCCACTCACCACAGCCCACTGGACCAGGATATGAGGATGGCCATGTCTCCTGACTGCCACGTCACGCCTGTCTACGACGACAGGGCCTTCCAAAGCCCCCTGTATCACAGTCCCACCCACGCCCACCACGGATCACACAGCGCTATCTACAGGACACTCACGG GTGCGGAGAACCTTCAGCGGACCCTCCAGAGGACCACAAGCCATTGCAGCACCCTGGCGTACCAAAGAAGCAGCTATGGGCTGAACACCGCAGGGTCATACGCAGACCCCTACAGGGTCTCCCAGCAGGGACAGGGGCCCAATGAGTCCTCTTTCTCCAGGCACTCTGGTCTGGTCGACAGGGCTGCCACAAGGTCCCCCTCCATAGACAGTATACAAAAGGATCCTAG GGAGTTTGCATGGCGTGACCCCGATCTCCCTGAGGTGATCCACATGCTGCAGCATCACTTCCCTTCGGTCCAGGCCAACGCTGCAGCCTACCTCCAGCACCTGTGTTACGGAGACAACCGCATCAAAGTGGAG GTGTGTCACCTGGGAGGTATCCAGCACCTGGTGGACCTGCTGGACCACAAGGCTGTGGAGGTGCAGAGGAGTTCCTGCGGAGCCCTGAGGAACCTGGTTTATGGCAAGGCTACCGACGACAACAAGGTGGCCCTGAGGAACTCTGGTGGCGTTCCCGCTCTGCTCAGACTGCTGAGGAAAACCACCGACAACGAAGTCCGGGAGCTGGTCACTG GGGTGCTGTGGAACCTGTCGTCGTGCGACGCGGTCAAGATGACCATCATCAGGGACGCTCTGAGCACCCTGACCAACACTGTGGTCATCCCCCACTCCGGCTGGAGCAGCAGCAACTACCGAGAGGAGACCAAGCTCAagttccactcctctctcctgctgcgCAACACCACCGGCTGCCTCAG AAACCTGAGTTcagcaggagaggaggccagGGGTCAGCTGAGGTGTTGCGAGGGGCTGGTGGATTCACTTCTCTATGTCCTCAAGGCCTGCGTTAGCACCTCTGACTTCGACAGCAAG atTGTGGAGAACTGTGTGTGTACTCTGAGGAACCTGTCCTACCGTCTGGAGATAGAGATGCCCTCGTCTCGCCTGCTGGGGACTCAGGAACTGGATGCCCTGCTGGGCTATGGGTCCCCCAGTAAGGACCTAGACTACCTCTGCTGGGgtaagaagaggaagaagaagaagaggggctGGCTGGATGATAAG TGGGACGGCGTGGGACCCATCCCGGGGTTTGGTAAGCCTCCGCGGGGGGCAGAGATGCTGTGGCACCCGGCCGTGGTGAAGCCCTACCTCAGCCTGCTGGCAGAGAGCTCCAACCCTGCCACCCTGGAGGGCTCCGCCGGATCCCTTCAGAACCTCTCCGCCGGAAACTGGAAG TTTGCGGCCTACATCCGCGCGGCGGTGCGCAAGGAGAAGGGGCTTCCTATCCTGGTGGAGCTGCTGAGGATGGACAACGACAGGGTGGTCTGCTCTGTGGCCACCGCTCTGAGGAACATGGCCCTGGACAGCAGGAACAAGGAGCTTATag GAAAGTATGCGATGCGGGACCTGGTGAATCGTCTCCCCGGAGGAAGCCCCTCCCTGCTGTCTGACGAGACGGTGGCGTCTGTCTGCTGCACGCTCCACGAAGTCACCAGCAGGAACATGGAGAACGCCAAGGCCCTGGCAGACACGGGGGGCATCGAGAAGCTGGTGGACATCAGTAAGGGCAGGGGGAAGGGGTATTCTATGAAGGTGGTGAAGGCTGCTGCTCAGGTCCTCAACACGCTGTGGCAGTACAGGGACCTGCGCACCCTCTACAAACAG GACGGATGGCACCACGGTCATTTCATCACTCCTGTGTCcactctggagagagacaggtacaggtCTCAACCAACCCTGCCTACTAGCACCTTACAGATGTCCCCCGTGCCCCGCCAATCAG GTGGTAGTGCAACCTCCTCTCCTGCCATGTTAGGAATCAGAAGACACAGCTCTAACTACCAGAGGGCTCAGTCATCTATGCAACTCGATACATATTATGGAGACAACAGTTTACATAGAAACCAGTACACAG GGTCAGAAAAGCAAACACCATATTTTATCGGGTCCTATTCCTCACCATCAAGAGAGGACTATCCTAGGTCCCAG GAAGATGTCTTCTACTCCGACGAGCCGGATAGGAATACTTACAACAACTACAGAATGTACCTGTCATCGCCGCAAGGTTACGGGGAGGAGGAGCCTGGGCCTTACCAGGACGAGCCAGAGAACCTGACCTCCACAGAGCGATACAACACCTCCCAATCTAACAGACTGAAATCCAATACCAACACCACTAACTACGTGGACTTCTACTCCACCACGAGGAGGCCTTCTCAGAAGGCTAACCAGTACACTGGATCCCCTGACTCTTGGGTGTAG
- the LOC118363763 gene encoding plakophilin-4-like isoform X5: protein MPSPEQRATEMGEEGEGSLPTREGPSGHSQADTSTNNLLASVKEQELQFERLTRELEEERQIVASQLERCMLGAESPGDDDDDASSSDSSEKSFAWRSTGEHRAAVMDSSHQSPSRLLRADQGHGSLYLPEVERASPHDRSVAHMTSYADSGYQDSSMSYYSVSRENVVLSEPRHVLSGSGPRGSPSHGRSSRAEGQASAQVSASGRVMRRMGSLSSRGQSPVCGVGGAVSPSRVSLRTSQGGSAYGSPILTEPKPLASIFPGTTMPPSSLPGPGTTPSFQRATSPYSPTHQRNGNGDSPLRTSPLPGSASHATSPQQAMGSVSGRLGSTLSLVEGRGLSGSPLRSCMTAVPQHYGSTLPRQGALPYVHDAYGLYERTALPLSRPDSLTGLHSSYATHHSPLDQDMRMAMSPDCHVTPVYDDRAFQSPLYHSPTHAHHGSHSAIYRTLTGAENLQRTLQRTTSHCSTLAYQRSSYGLNTAGSYADPYRVSQQGQGPNESSFSRHSGLVDRAATRSPSIDSIQKDPREFAWRDPDLPEVIHMLQHHFPSVQANAAAYLQHLCYGDNRIKVEVCHLGGIQHLVDLLDHKAVEVQRSSCGALRNLVYGKATDDNKVALRNSGGVPALLRLLRKTTDNEVRELVTGVLWNLSSCDAVKMTIIRDALSTLTNTVVIPHSGWSSSNYREETKLKFHSSLLLRNTTGCLRNLSSAGEEARGQLRCCEGLVDSLLYVLKACVSTSDFDSKIVENCVCTLRNLSYRLEIEMPSSRLLGTQELDALLGYGSPSKDLDYLCWGKKRKKKKRGWLDDKWDGVGPIPGFGKPPRGAEMLWHPAVVKPYLSLLAESSNPATLEGSAGSLQNLSAGNWKFAAYIRAAVRKEKGLPILVELLRMDNDRVVCSVATALRNMALDSRNKELIGKYAMRDLVNRLPGGSPSLLSDETVASVCCTLHEVTSRNMENAKALADTGGIEKLVDISKGRGKGYSMKVVKAAAQVLNTLWQYRDLRTLYKQDGWHHGHFITPVSTLERDRYRSQPTLPTSTLQMSPVPRQSGGSATSSPAMLGIRRHSSNYQRAQSSMQLDTYYGDNSLHRNQYTGSEKQTPYFIGSYSSPSREDYPRSQEDVFYSDEPDRNTYNNYRMYLSSPQGYGEEEPGPYQDEPENLTSTERYNTSQSNRLKSNTNTTNYVDFYSTTRRPSQKANQYTGSPDSWV, encoded by the exons atgcCATCCCCGGAGCAGCGGGCAacggagatgggggaggaaggggaagggtcTCTGCCGACCAGAGAGGGGCCGAGCGGGCACAGCCAAGCAGACACCAGCACCAACAACCTACTGGCCTCGGTCAAAGAACAG GAGCTCCAGTTTGAGCGTCTGACCCGGGAGCTGGAGGAGGAGCGTCAGATCGTCGCCAGTCAACTTGAGAGGTGCATGCTGGGAGCTGAGTCGCCtggcgatgatgatgatgatgccagtagcag TGACTCATCAGAGAAGTCCTTTGCTTGGagatccacag GAGAGCACCGGGCTGCTGTAATGGACAGCTCTCACCAGTCACCCTCCCGTCTCCTCCGAGCTGATCAGGGTCACGGGTCACTCTACCTCCCTGAAGTGGAGAGGGCATCCCCCCATGACA GATCTGTGGCCCATATGACGTCCTATGCAGACAGTGGCTACCAGGACAGCAGTATGAGTTACTACAGTGTGAGCAGAGAGAACGTGGTTCTGTCAGAGCCCAGACACGTGCTGTCGGGCAGCGGCCCCAGGGGAAGCCCCAGTCACGGCAGGAGCTCCCGGGCAGAGGGACAGGCCTCCGCACAG GTCTCAGCATCAGGGCGGGTGATGAGGAGGATgggctccctctcttcccggggcCAGTCTCCTGTGTGTGGTGTGGGAGGCGCCGTGTCCCCGTCCCGGGTATCTCTCCGCACCTCCCAGGGCGGCAGCGCCTACGGCTCACCCATCCTCACCGAGCCCAAACCCCTCGCCAGCATATTCCCCGGGACCACCATgcccccctcctccctgcccGGTCCAGGCACCACCCCCTCCTTCCAGCGCGCCACCTCTCCTTACTCCCCCACCCACCAGAGGAACGGGAACGGCGACTCTCCTCTCCGGACCAGCCCCCTTCCAGGGAGCGCCAGTCATGCCACCTCACCTCAACAGGCGATGGGTAGTGTCTCCGGGCGCCTGGGGTCTACACTGTCtctggtggaggggagggggctaTCTGGCTCTCCTCTGAGGTCCTGTATGACGGCTGTGCCCCAGCACTACGGCTCCACACTGCCCCGCCAGGGGGCTCTCCCCTACGTACATGACGCCTACGGGCTCTACGAGAGGACCGCCTTGCCTCTGTCACGGCCTGACAGCCTCACTG gcctGCACAGCTCCTACGCCACTCACCACAGCCCACTGGACCAGGATATGAGGATGGCCATGTCTCCTGACTGCCACGTCACGCCTGTCTACGACGACAGGGCCTTCCAAAGCCCCCTGTATCACAGTCCCACCCACGCCCACCACGGATCACACAGCGCTATCTACAGGACACTCACGG GTGCGGAGAACCTTCAGCGGACCCTCCAGAGGACCACAAGCCATTGCAGCACCCTGGCGTACCAAAGAAGCAGCTATGGGCTGAACACCGCAGGGTCATACGCAGACCCCTACAGGGTCTCCCAGCAGGGACAGGGGCCCAATGAGTCCTCTTTCTCCAGGCACTCTGGTCTGGTCGACAGGGCTGCCACAAGGTCCCCCTCCATAGACAGTATACAAAAGGATCCTAG GGAGTTTGCATGGCGTGACCCCGATCTCCCTGAGGTGATCCACATGCTGCAGCATCACTTCCCTTCGGTCCAGGCCAACGCTGCAGCCTACCTCCAGCACCTGTGTTACGGAGACAACCGCATCAAAGTGGAG GTGTGTCACCTGGGAGGTATCCAGCACCTGGTGGACCTGCTGGACCACAAGGCTGTGGAGGTGCAGAGGAGTTCCTGCGGAGCCCTGAGGAACCTGGTTTATGGCAAGGCTACCGACGACAACAAGGTGGCCCTGAGGAACTCTGGTGGCGTTCCCGCTCTGCTCAGACTGCTGAGGAAAACCACCGACAACGAAGTCCGGGAGCTGGTCACTG GGGTGCTGTGGAACCTGTCGTCGTGCGACGCGGTCAAGATGACCATCATCAGGGACGCTCTGAGCACCCTGACCAACACTGTGGTCATCCCCCACTCCGGCTGGAGCAGCAGCAACTACCGAGAGGAGACCAAGCTCAagttccactcctctctcctgctgcgCAACACCACCGGCTGCCTCAG AAACCTGAGTTcagcaggagaggaggccagGGGTCAGCTGAGGTGTTGCGAGGGGCTGGTGGATTCACTTCTCTATGTCCTCAAGGCCTGCGTTAGCACCTCTGACTTCGACAGCAAG atTGTGGAGAACTGTGTGTGTACTCTGAGGAACCTGTCCTACCGTCTGGAGATAGAGATGCCCTCGTCTCGCCTGCTGGGGACTCAGGAACTGGATGCCCTGCTGGGCTATGGGTCCCCCAGTAAGGACCTAGACTACCTCTGCTGGGgtaagaagaggaagaagaagaagaggggctGGCTGGATGATAAG TGGGACGGCGTGGGACCCATCCCGGGGTTTGGTAAGCCTCCGCGGGGGGCAGAGATGCTGTGGCACCCGGCCGTGGTGAAGCCCTACCTCAGCCTGCTGGCAGAGAGCTCCAACCCTGCCACCCTGGAGGGCTCCGCCGGATCCCTTCAGAACCTCTCCGCCGGAAACTGGAAG TTTGCGGCCTACATCCGCGCGGCGGTGCGCAAGGAGAAGGGGCTTCCTATCCTGGTGGAGCTGCTGAGGATGGACAACGACAGGGTGGTCTGCTCTGTGGCCACCGCTCTGAGGAACATGGCCCTGGACAGCAGGAACAAGGAGCTTATag GAAAGTATGCGATGCGGGACCTGGTGAATCGTCTCCCCGGAGGAAGCCCCTCCCTGCTGTCTGACGAGACGGTGGCGTCTGTCTGCTGCACGCTCCACGAAGTCACCAGCAGGAACATGGAGAACGCCAAGGCCCTGGCAGACACGGGGGGCATCGAGAAGCTGGTGGACATCAGTAAGGGCAGGGGGAAGGGGTATTCTATGAAGGTGGTGAAGGCTGCTGCTCAGGTCCTCAACACGCTGTGGCAGTACAGGGACCTGCGCACCCTCTACAAACAG GACGGATGGCACCACGGTCATTTCATCACTCCTGTGTCcactctggagagagacaggtacaggtCTCAACCAACCCTGCCTACTAGCACCTTACAGATGTCCCCCGTGCCCCGCCAATCAG GTGGTAGTGCAACCTCCTCTCCTGCCATGTTAGGAATCAGAAGACACAGCTCTAACTACCAGAGGGCTCAGTCATCTATGCAACTCGATACATATTATGGAGACAACAGTTTACATAGAAACCAGTACACAG GGTCAGAAAAGCAAACACCATATTTTATCGGGTCCTATTCCTCACCATCAAGAGAGGACTATCCTAGGTCCCAG GAAGATGTCTTCTACTCCGACGAGCCGGATAGGAATACTTACAACAACTACAGAATGTACCTGTCATCGCCGCAAGGTTACGGGGAGGAGGAGCCTGGGCCTTACCAGGACGAGCCAGAGAACCTGACCTCCACAGAGCGATACAACACCTCCCAATCTAACAGACTGAAATCCAATACCAACACCACTAACTACGTGGACTTCTACTCCACCACGAGGAGGCCTTCTCAGAAGGCTAACCAGTACACTGGATCCCCTGACTCTTGGGTGTAG
- the LOC118363763 gene encoding plakophilin-4-like isoform X6 — protein sequence MPSPEQRATEMGEEGEGSLPTREGPSGHSQADTSTNNLLASVKEQELQFERLTRELEEERQIVASQLERCMLGAESPGDDDDDASSSDSSEKSFAWRSTGSVAHMTSYADSGYQDSSMSYYSVSRENVVLSEPRHVLSGSGPRGSPSHGRSSRAEGQASAQVSASGRVMRRMGSLSSRGQSPVCGVGGAVSPSRVSLRTSQGGSAYGSPILTEPKPLASIFPGTTMPPSSLPGPGTTPSFQRATSPYSPTHQRNGNGDSPLRTSPLPGSASHATSPQQAMGSVSGRLGSTLSLVEGRGLSGSPLRSCMTAVPQHYGSTLPRQGALPYVHDAYGLYERTALPLSRPDSLTGLHSSYATHHSPLDQDMRMAMSPDCHVTPVYDDRAFQSPLYHSPTHAHHGSHSAIYRTLTGAENLQRTLQRTTSHCSTLAYQRSSYGLNTAGSYADPYRVSQQGQGPNESSFSRHSGLVDRAATRSPSIDSIQKDPREFAWRDPDLPEVIHMLQHHFPSVQANAAAYLQHLCYGDNRIKVEVCHLGGIQHLVDLLDHKAVEVQRSSCGALRNLVYGKATDDNKVALRNSGGVPALLRLLRKTTDNEVRELVTGVLWNLSSCDAVKMTIIRDALSTLTNTVVIPHSGWSSSNYREETKLKFHSSLLLRNTTGCLRNLSSAGEEARGQLRCCEGLVDSLLYVLKACVSTSDFDSKIVENCVCTLRNLSYRLEIEMPSSRLLGTQELDALLGYGSPSKDLDYLCWGKKRKKKKRGWLDDKWDGVGPIPGFGKPPRGAEMLWHPAVVKPYLSLLAESSNPATLEGSAGSLQNLSAGNWKFAAYIRAAVRKEKGLPILVELLRMDNDRVVCSVATALRNMALDSRNKELIGKYAMRDLVNRLPGGSPSLLSDETVASVCCTLHEVTSRNMENAKALADTGGIEKLVDISKGRGKGYSMKVVKAAAQVLNTLWQYRDLRTLYKQDGWHHGHFITPVSTLERDRYRSQPTLPTSTLQMSPVPRQSGGSATSSPAMLGIRRHSSNYQRAQSSMQLDTYYGDNSLHRNQYTGSEKQTPYFIGSYSSPSREDYPRSQEDVFYSDEPDRNTYNNYRMYLSSPQGYGEEEPGPYQDEPENLTSTERYNTSQSNRLKSNTNTTNYVDFYSTTRRPSQKANQYTGSPDSWV from the exons atgcCATCCCCGGAGCAGCGGGCAacggagatgggggaggaaggggaagggtcTCTGCCGACCAGAGAGGGGCCGAGCGGGCACAGCCAAGCAGACACCAGCACCAACAACCTACTGGCCTCGGTCAAAGAACAG GAGCTCCAGTTTGAGCGTCTGACCCGGGAGCTGGAGGAGGAGCGTCAGATCGTCGCCAGTCAACTTGAGAGGTGCATGCTGGGAGCTGAGTCGCCtggcgatgatgatgatgatgccagtagcag TGACTCATCAGAGAAGTCCTTTGCTTGGagatccacag GATCTGTGGCCCATATGACGTCCTATGCAGACAGTGGCTACCAGGACAGCAGTATGAGTTACTACAGTGTGAGCAGAGAGAACGTGGTTCTGTCAGAGCCCAGACACGTGCTGTCGGGCAGCGGCCCCAGGGGAAGCCCCAGTCACGGCAGGAGCTCCCGGGCAGAGGGACAGGCCTCCGCACAG GTCTCAGCATCAGGGCGGGTGATGAGGAGGATgggctccctctcttcccggggcCAGTCTCCTGTGTGTGGTGTGGGAGGCGCCGTGTCCCCGTCCCGGGTATCTCTCCGCACCTCCCAGGGCGGCAGCGCCTACGGCTCACCCATCCTCACCGAGCCCAAACCCCTCGCCAGCATATTCCCCGGGACCACCATgcccccctcctccctgcccGGTCCAGGCACCACCCCCTCCTTCCAGCGCGCCACCTCTCCTTACTCCCCCACCCACCAGAGGAACGGGAACGGCGACTCTCCTCTCCGGACCAGCCCCCTTCCAGGGAGCGCCAGTCATGCCACCTCACCTCAACAGGCGATGGGTAGTGTCTCCGGGCGCCTGGGGTCTACACTGTCtctggtggaggggagggggctaTCTGGCTCTCCTCTGAGGTCCTGTATGACGGCTGTGCCCCAGCACTACGGCTCCACACTGCCCCGCCAGGGGGCTCTCCCCTACGTACATGACGCCTACGGGCTCTACGAGAGGACCGCCTTGCCTCTGTCACGGCCTGACAGCCTCACTG gcctGCACAGCTCCTACGCCACTCACCACAGCCCACTGGACCAGGATATGAGGATGGCCATGTCTCCTGACTGCCACGTCACGCCTGTCTACGACGACAGGGCCTTCCAAAGCCCCCTGTATCACAGTCCCACCCACGCCCACCACGGATCACACAGCGCTATCTACAGGACACTCACGG GTGCGGAGAACCTTCAGCGGACCCTCCAGAGGACCACAAGCCATTGCAGCACCCTGGCGTACCAAAGAAGCAGCTATGGGCTGAACACCGCAGGGTCATACGCAGACCCCTACAGGGTCTCCCAGCAGGGACAGGGGCCCAATGAGTCCTCTTTCTCCAGGCACTCTGGTCTGGTCGACAGGGCTGCCACAAGGTCCCCCTCCATAGACAGTATACAAAAGGATCCTAG GGAGTTTGCATGGCGTGACCCCGATCTCCCTGAGGTGATCCACATGCTGCAGCATCACTTCCCTTCGGTCCAGGCCAACGCTGCAGCCTACCTCCAGCACCTGTGTTACGGAGACAACCGCATCAAAGTGGAG GTGTGTCACCTGGGAGGTATCCAGCACCTGGTGGACCTGCTGGACCACAAGGCTGTGGAGGTGCAGAGGAGTTCCTGCGGAGCCCTGAGGAACCTGGTTTATGGCAAGGCTACCGACGACAACAAGGTGGCCCTGAGGAACTCTGGTGGCGTTCCCGCTCTGCTCAGACTGCTGAGGAAAACCACCGACAACGAAGTCCGGGAGCTGGTCACTG GGGTGCTGTGGAACCTGTCGTCGTGCGACGCGGTCAAGATGACCATCATCAGGGACGCTCTGAGCACCCTGACCAACACTGTGGTCATCCCCCACTCCGGCTGGAGCAGCAGCAACTACCGAGAGGAGACCAAGCTCAagttccactcctctctcctgctgcgCAACACCACCGGCTGCCTCAG AAACCTGAGTTcagcaggagaggaggccagGGGTCAGCTGAGGTGTTGCGAGGGGCTGGTGGATTCACTTCTCTATGTCCTCAAGGCCTGCGTTAGCACCTCTGACTTCGACAGCAAG atTGTGGAGAACTGTGTGTGTACTCTGAGGAACCTGTCCTACCGTCTGGAGATAGAGATGCCCTCGTCTCGCCTGCTGGGGACTCAGGAACTGGATGCCCTGCTGGGCTATGGGTCCCCCAGTAAGGACCTAGACTACCTCTGCTGGGgtaagaagaggaagaagaagaagaggggctGGCTGGATGATAAG TGGGACGGCGTGGGACCCATCCCGGGGTTTGGTAAGCCTCCGCGGGGGGCAGAGATGCTGTGGCACCCGGCCGTGGTGAAGCCCTACCTCAGCCTGCTGGCAGAGAGCTCCAACCCTGCCACCCTGGAGGGCTCCGCCGGATCCCTTCAGAACCTCTCCGCCGGAAACTGGAAG TTTGCGGCCTACATCCGCGCGGCGGTGCGCAAGGAGAAGGGGCTTCCTATCCTGGTGGAGCTGCTGAGGATGGACAACGACAGGGTGGTCTGCTCTGTGGCCACCGCTCTGAGGAACATGGCCCTGGACAGCAGGAACAAGGAGCTTATag GAAAGTATGCGATGCGGGACCTGGTGAATCGTCTCCCCGGAGGAAGCCCCTCCCTGCTGTCTGACGAGACGGTGGCGTCTGTCTGCTGCACGCTCCACGAAGTCACCAGCAGGAACATGGAGAACGCCAAGGCCCTGGCAGACACGGGGGGCATCGAGAAGCTGGTGGACATCAGTAAGGGCAGGGGGAAGGGGTATTCTATGAAGGTGGTGAAGGCTGCTGCTCAGGTCCTCAACACGCTGTGGCAGTACAGGGACCTGCGCACCCTCTACAAACAG GACGGATGGCACCACGGTCATTTCATCACTCCTGTGTCcactctggagagagacaggtacaggtCTCAACCAACCCTGCCTACTAGCACCTTACAGATGTCCCCCGTGCCCCGCCAATCAG GTGGTAGTGCAACCTCCTCTCCTGCCATGTTAGGAATCAGAAGACACAGCTCTAACTACCAGAGGGCTCAGTCATCTATGCAACTCGATACATATTATGGAGACAACAGTTTACATAGAAACCAGTACACAG GGTCAGAAAAGCAAACACCATATTTTATCGGGTCCTATTCCTCACCATCAAGAGAGGACTATCCTAGGTCCCAG GAAGATGTCTTCTACTCCGACGAGCCGGATAGGAATACTTACAACAACTACAGAATGTACCTGTCATCGCCGCAAGGTTACGGGGAGGAGGAGCCTGGGCCTTACCAGGACGAGCCAGAGAACCTGACCTCCACAGAGCGATACAACACCTCCCAATCTAACAGACTGAAATCCAATACCAACACCACTAACTACGTGGACTTCTACTCCACCACGAGGAGGCCTTCTCAGAAGGCTAACCAGTACACTGGATCCCCTGACTCTTGGGTGTAG